A window from Pararge aegeria chromosome 6, ilParAegt1.1, whole genome shotgun sequence encodes these proteins:
- the LOC120624745 gene encoding digestive cysteine proteinase 2-like, whose product MFLFVLKISFLLTVASVTGKYVESDDELPELEWPKKYTFEATKVSLTSALVENIKHWRSTTKSRTDYNDGAVKKIFLKAKKRSKKLPFGVKYEIHPETSENNENELFCVRTKGIRSDLVTPENILPDLSNYDFEYVGTDYVDMGEVEKFAYEEEGSKKYLWAYLDRKNGSWIPVRVEELGYNEWLENLNEHVVLDIINFETQFDYSVFSVKKYDCTDADTDEEETNIDESILDSENDDDVEVAFNKFKKEYNRHYATEDEHNMRMNIFQNNMRKVQEHNSKKSSFKLTLNKFSDRTRAEKRKSKGLIRRKAGEKGTHPFPYDKKKVTELADSLPSEFDLRLLGYISPVRDQEGCGSCWTFGTTSAVEGALARSNGGRLLRLANQALVDCAWGFGGSGCEGGSDTAAYHWMLKYGLPTEEEYGPYKNSDGFCSIDNMTTLYPIKGFTNVTPFSVEALKIAVVNHGPLSVSIDVGSTELLHSYNGGIFYDPGCKPKSLDHEVTLVGYGEVDGDSYWIVKNSWGRDWGIDGYFHISTRDHACGLTTEPTYVVM is encoded by the exons ATGTTTTTGTTCGTATTGAAAATATCATTTTTGCTCACCGTTGCATCAGTAACTGGGAAATATG TTGAATCTGACGACGAACTTCCGGAATTGGAGTGGCCTAAGAAATACACCTTCGAAGCCACTAAAGTATCTTTAACTTCTGCTCTAGTCGAGAATATCAAACACtg gcGCTCAACTACAAAATCTAGAACAGACTATAACGATGGCgctgtcaaaaaaatatttttaaaggccAAGAAAAGGTCTAAAAAACTTCCGTTTGGAGTAAAATATGAG ATTCATCCGGAAACAAGCGAAAATAATGAGAATGAGCTATTTTGCGTCAGGACGAAGGGAATACGCTCTGATTTAGTCACACCAGAAAATATATTACCTGATCTTAGTAATTACGACTTCGAGTATGTTG GCACAGATTACGTTGACATGGGAGAAGTAGAAAAGTTTGCTTACGAAGAAGAGGGTAGTAAGAAGTATTTATGGGCTTACCTAGATCGCAAGAATGGTTCCTGGATTCCAGTAAG GGTTGAAGAACTTGGATATAACGAATGGTTGGAAAATTTAAACGAGCATGTCGTTCTGGATATTATCAATTTTGAGACACAGTTTGATTACAGTGTATTTAGTGTTAAGAAAT ATGACTGTACAGACGCTGATACCGATGAAGAAGAAACGAATATCGATGAATCAATTTTAGATtctgaaaatgatgatgacgtaGAAGTTGCCTTCAATAA GTTCAAGAAGGAATATAACAGACACTATGCTACCGAAGATGAGCATAACATGCGAATGAATATTTTCCAAAACAACATGAG aaaAGTTCAGGAGCACAACagtaaaaaaagtagtttcAAACTAACTCTTAACAAATTTTCCGACCGCACCCGAGCAGAAAAGCGTAAGAGTAAAGGTCTTATAAGACGTAAGGCAGGAGAAAAAGGCACTCATCCATTCCCATATGATAAGAAGAAAGTTACGGAACTAGCTGATAGCTTACCATCGGAATTTGATTTGAGACTACTTGGCTATATTTCGCCTGTAAGAG ATCAAGAAGGATGCGGCTCATGCTGGACATTTGGTACAACCAGTGCCGTTGAAGGTGCTTTGGCTCGTTCAAATGGAGGTAGACTGCTAAGGCTTGCTAATCAAGCACTCGTTGATTGTGCTTGGGG ATTCGGCGGTAGTGGTTGTGAAGGTGGTAGTGATACAGCGGCCTACCATTGGATGTTGAAGTACGGTCTACCTACAGAAGAAGAATACGGCCCTTACAAAAATAGT GATGGTTTCTGCAGCATCGATAATATGACCACCCTTTACCCGATTAAAGGATTCACTAATGTTACTCCATTTAGCGTCGAAGCTCTTAAG aTAGCCGTAGTTAATCATGGTCCACTATCAGTTTCTATTGATGTTGGCTCAACTGAACTTTTACATTCATACAATGGCGGAATTTTCTACGACCCGGGAtg taaaCCAAAAAGTTTAGACCACGAAGTTACACTGGTTGGTTATGGCGAAGTTGACGGTGACTCCTATTGGATCGTCAAGAACTCGTGGGGCCGTGATTGGGGTATAGACGGTTACTTCCACATCTCCACTCGCGACCACGCATGCGGTCTCACTACAGAACCTACCTATGTTGTAATGTAA